A single Lacerta agilis isolate rLacAgi1 chromosome 10, rLacAgi1.pri, whole genome shotgun sequence DNA region contains:
- the LOC117054050 gene encoding olfactory receptor 1086-like, with translation MAGSSNWTQVTEFVLLGFSGITHGQTYLFLVFLAIYLVTLLGNLTIVGLIQVDSRLHSPMYFFLSHLSCLDLCYSTVTVPKILTKFLRQRHTISYNQCMAQMFFLMSFAGSEGALLAVMAYDRYAAICQPLHYGSLMSSQVRIPLAIASWIWGFLNSTIHTTLATHLSFCGANKINHIFCDVPPLLKIACSDIYVNEITLHLASIFMGLSPFLLILLSYVYILSAILQIRSNTGRHKAFSTCAAHMIVVTIYFGMANVNYNRPSAGYSLEVDTLVSTLYCIITPMLNPLIYSLRNTEVKEALKKVLGGQNCKESIPWVPPGHNSSLPAQALLVGGNAEGASRLIRGSSGKLGSAFKSPEARPSLAPRMPACSGPMKLEQTGAGKGRYRRSQRLKGKEDLELSILTGAGANAQPHWAPSGGASR, from the exons atggctggcagcagcaactGGACACAAGTGACGGAGTTTGTTCTTCTGGGGTTCTCTGGGATCACGCATGGCCAGACTTACCTCTTCCTGGTTTTCTTGGCAATCTACTTGGTCACTCTGTTGGGGAACCTCACCAtagttggcctgatccaggtggATTCACGCCTCCACAGCCCCATGTACTTTTTCCTCAGCCATTTATCCTGCTTGGACCTCTGCTACTCAACCGTCACCGTCCCCAAGATCCTGACCAAGTTTCTGCGACAGAGGCACACCATTTCCTACAACCAGTGCATGGCCCagatgttcttcctgatgtcctTTGCTGGGTCCGAGGGTGCCCTGCTGGCCGTCATGGCGTACGACCGCTATGCCGCCATTTGCCAACCTCTGCATTACGGCAGCCTGATGAGCAGCCAGGTGCGAATCCCGCTGGCCATCGCTTCTTGGATCTGGGGCTTCCTGAACTCGACCATCCACACCACTCTGGCCACCCACCTGTCCTTCTGTGGGGCCAACAAGATCAACCACATCTTCTGCGATGTCCCGCCTCTCCTAAAGATTGCCTGCAGCGACATCTACGTCAACGAGATCACCCTCCATTTGGCCTCCATCTTCATGGGCCTGAGTCCCTTCTTGCTCATCCTCCTCTCGTACGTCTACATCCTCTCCGCCATCTTGCAGATCCGCTCGAATACTGGCAGGCACAAGGCCTTCTCCACGTGCGCTGCTCACATGATCGTTGTCACCATCTACTTTGGCATGGCCAACGTGAACTACAACCGCCCCAGCGCAGGCTACTCCTTGGAGGTTGACACCCTGGTCTCCACACTTTATTGCATCATCACCCCGATGCTGAACCCCCTCATCTACAGCCTCCGAAACACGGAGGTGAAAGAAGCCCTGAAGAAGGTTCTGGGGGGGCAGAA TTGCAAGGAGAGCATCCCTTGGGTCCCTCCTGGGCATAactcctctctccctgcccagGCTCTGCTAGTTGGAGGCAATGCAGAGGGAGCCTCCAGGCTCATCCGTGGCTCATCTGGGAAGCTGGGATCTGCCTTCAAGAGCCCCGAGGCCAGGCCCTCTCTTGCCCCTCGGATGCCAGCGTGCTCTGGCCCCATGAAGCTGGAGCAGACAGGTGCAGGGAAAGGCAGGTACAGAAGAAGCCAGAGGTTGAAGGGGAAGGAGGACCTGGAGCTGAGCATCCTGACAGGGGCAGGAGCCAACGCACAGCCTCACTGGGCTCCCAGTGGTGGGGCCTCCAG ATAA
- the LOC117054051 gene encoding olfactory receptor 5V1-like has translation MAESSNWTQVTEFVLLGFSGITQGQTYLFLVFLVIYLVTLLGNLTIVGLILLDPSLHSPMYFFLSHLSCMDVCSSSVTVPNILANLLLHRHTISYHPCLAQMFFLMAFSGSECWLLAAMAYDRYAAICKPLHYPHLMSMHVCVQLATIVWIVGFIDSVVHTALASNLHFCGAFQIHHIFCDLPPLLKIACGNKRVNEITVHVATIFMGLSPFLVVVISYVYILASILRIRSNTGRHKAFSTCTSHMIVVVLYFGNGLVNYNRPSAGYSLEVDTLISTLYCIITPMLNPLIYSLRNKEVKGALRNVLESQRKFCTSSRKQ, from the coding sequence ATGGCTGAGAGCAGCAACTGGACACAAGTGACGGAGTTTGTTCTTCTGGGTTTCTCCGGCATCACGCAGGGCCAGACCTACCTCTTCCTGGTGTTCTTGGTGATCTACTTGGTCACCCTGTTGGGGAACCTCACCATAGTCGGCCTGATCCTGCTGGATCccagcctccacagccccatgtacttcttcctcagcCATTTGTCTTGCATGGACGTTTGCTCCTCATCTGTCACAGTCCCCAATATTTTGGccaacctcctcctccaccgccaCACCATCTCCTACCACCCGTGCCTGGCccaaatgttcttcctgatggCTTTCTCGGGTTCTGAGTGCTGGTTGTTGGCCGCCATGGCATACGATCGCTATGCTGCCATTTGCAAGCCTTTGCATTACCCACACCTCAtgagcatgcatgtgtgtgtgcaactAGCCACCATCGTCTGGATCGTGGGCTTCATAGACTCCGTGGTCCACACAGCCTTGGCCTCCAATTTACACTTCTGCGGGGCCTTCCAGATCCACCACATCTTTTGCGACCTCCCGCCGCTGCTGAAAATCGCCTGTGGGAACAAGCGCGTCAACGAAATAACTGTTCACGTAGCCACCATCTTTATGGGCCTGAGCCCGTTCCTGGTAGTCGTCATCTCCTACGTCTACATCTTGGCTTCCATCTTGCGGATCCGCTCCAACACCGGGCGGCACAAAGCCTTCTCCACTTGCACCTCCCACATGATAGTGGTCGTCCTCTACTTCGGAAATGGGTTGGTGAACTACAACCGCCCCAGCGCAGGCTACTCCTTGGAGGTTGACACCCTGATCTCCACACTTTATTGCATCATCACCCCTATGCTGAACCCCCTCATCTACAGCCTCCGAAACAAGGAGGTGAAGGGAGCCCTGAGGAATGTTCTGGAAAGCCAGAGGAAGTTCTGCACTTCCTCTCGGAAGCAGTGA
- the LOC117054052 gene encoding olfactory receptor 5V1-like, producing MDTENQTQVEEFVFLGLSRALGDQVSLFLVFLAAYLAIVTSNLMMLIVVLMDSRLHSPMYFFLSHLSCLDICVSSVVVPKILVNFLRQSHTISYNQCMAQAFFLMSFIGCEPALLAVMAYDRYAAICQPLHYSRLMRNRLCIHLAVASWVWGFLDSAIHTALASKLRFCGANQIPQIFCDVPPLLKIACSDTSINELATHITSIFVGLSPFLFIVFSYFYILASILRIRSNTGRKKAFSTCASHMVVVTLCVGNGFLNYNRPSTGYSLEIDTLISAMFCIVTPTLNPLIYSLRNKEVKEALRKVLNCWRTV from the coding sequence atgGACACAGAGAATCAAACGCAGGTAGAAGAGTTTGTCTTCTTGGGTCTCTCCAGAGCCCTAGGTGACCAAGTCTCTCTCTTCTTGGTGTTCCTGGCTGCCTATCTGGCCATCGTCACAAGCAACCTCATGATGTTAATCGTGGTTCTGATGGATTCCCGCCTTCACAGCCCCATGTACTTTTTCCTCAGCCACCTGTCTTGCTTGGACATCTGTGTTTCTTCTGTCGTCGTGCCAAAGATCCTGGTGAACTTCCTGCGCCAGAGTCACACCATCTCCTACAACCAGTGCATGGCACAAGCTTTCTTTCTGATGAGCTTTATTGGATGTGAGCCTGCCCTGTTGGCCGTCATGGCCTATGACCGTTATGCCGCCATTTGCCAGCCATTGCACTACAGCCGTCTCATGAGGAACAGGCTGTGCATCCATCTCGCTGTGGCCTCCTGGGTCTGGGGCTTCCTGGACTCAGCGATTCACACTGCCCTGGCCTCCAAGCTTCGCTTCTGCGGAGCCAACCAGATCCCGCAAATCTTTTGCGATGTGCCCCCGCTGTTGAAAATCGCCTGCAGTGACACGAGCATCAATGAACTGGCCACTCACATCACCAGCATCTTTGTGGGCCTGAGTCCCTTCCTCTTCATCGTCTTCTCCTATTTCTACATCTTGGCCTCCATTCTGAGGATTCGCTCCAACACTGGCAGGAAGAAAGCCTTCTCCACCTGTGCCTCACACATGGTTGTGGTCACCCTGTGTGTCGGAAATGGATTCCTAAACTACAACCGCCCAAGCACCGGCTACTCTCTGGAGATAGACACACTGATCTCCGCGATGTTCTGCATCGTCACCCCCACGCTGAACCCCCTCATCTACAGCCTGCGCAATAAGGAGGTGAAGGAAGCCCTGAGGAAGGTTCTGAACTGCTGGAGGACAGTGTGA
- the LOC117054049 gene encoding olfactory receptor 1086-like has protein sequence MEVKNQTKVEEFIFLGFSGVPHGQIYLFVVFLAIYLVTVLGNTMILTLIQLDSRLHSPMYFFLSHLSCLDLCYSTVTVPKILTNFLRQRHTISYNQCMAQMFFLMTFAGSECALLAVMAYDRYAAICQPLHYGSLMSSQVRIPLAIASWIWGFLDSAIHTTLATHLSFCGANQIDHIFCDVPPLLKIACSDTYANEITLHLASIFMGLSPFLLILLSYVYILSAILQIRSNTGRHKAFSTCAAHMIVVTVYFGMANVNYNRPSAGYSLEVDTLISTLYCIITPMLNPLIYSLRNTEVKEALKKVLGGQKKEYTSTQRNCNESVPWVPPGHNSSLPAQSLLVGGNAEGAPRLIRGSSGKQGSAFKSPPTRPSLAPRMPACSGPVKLEQTDAGKGWYRRSQRLKGKEDLELNIPDGQNPTPSLTGLPGQ, from the exons ATGGAGGTGAAGAATCAGACCAAGGTGGAGGAGTTCATCTTCCTGGGCTTCTCAGGTGTCCCACATGGCCAGATTTACCTCTTTGTCGTGTTCCTAGCAATTTACTTGGTCACCGTTCTTGGAAACACCATGATACTCACCTTGATCCAGCTGGATTCACGCCTCCACAGCCCCATGTACTTTTTCCTCAGCCATTTATCCTGCTTGGACCTCTGCTACTCAACCGTCACCGTCCCCAAGATCCTGACCAACTTTCTGCGACAGAGGCACACCATTTCCTACAACCAGTGCATGGCCCAGATGTTCTTCCTGATGACCTTTGCGGGATCCGAGTGTGCCCTGCTAGCCGTCATGGCCTACGACCGCTATGCAGCCATTTGCCAACCTCTGCATTATGGCAGCCTGATGAGCAGCCAGGTGCGAATCCCGCTGGCCATCGCTTCTTGGATCTGGGGCTTCCTGGACTCGGCCATCCACACCACTTTGGCTACCCACTTGTCCTTCTGTGGGGCCAACCAGATCGACCACATCTTCTGCGATGTCCCGCCTCTCCTAAAGATTGCCTGCAGCGACACCTACGCCAACGAGATAACCCTCCATTTGGCCTCCATCTTCATGGGCCTGAGTCCCTTCTTGCTCATCCTCCTCTCGTACGTCTACATCCTCTCCGCCATCTTGCAGATCCGCTCAAATACTGGCAGGCACAAGGCCTTCTCCACATGCGCTGCTCATATGATCGTTGTCACCGTCTACTTTGGCATGGCCAACGTGAACTACAACCGCCCCAGCGCAGGCTACTCCTTGGAGGTTGACACCCTGATCTCCACACTTTATTGCATCATCACCCCGATGCTGAACCCCCTCATCTACAGCCTCCGCAACACGGAGGTGAAAGAAGCCCTGAAGAAGGTTCTCGGGGGGCAGAAGAAGGAATACACTTCTACACAGAGAAA TTGCAACGAAAGCGTCCCTTGGGTCCCTCCTGGGCATAactcctctctccctgcccagAGTCTGCTAGTTGGAGGCAATGCAGAGGGAGCCCCCAGGCTCATCCGTGGCTCATCTGGGAAGCAGGGATCTGCCTTCAAGAGCCCCCCGACCAGGCCCTCCCTTGCCCCTCGGATGCCAGCTTGCTCTGGCCCCGTGAAACTGGAGCAGACAGATGCAGGGAAAGGCTGGTACAGAAGAAGCCAGAGGTTGAAGGGGAAGGAGGACCTGGAGCTGAACATTCCTGATGGGCAGAATCCAACGCCCAGCCTCACTGGGCTCCCAGGTCAGTAG